A window of the Streptomyces sp. NBC_00454 genome harbors these coding sequences:
- a CDS encoding proline dehydrogenase family protein: MLGPVILAASRSDKMRRIVSAAPVTKPVVNRFIPGETVDQVIPIVEDLTGKGLEVTLDVVGEDITAVEQSHAARDAYLQLIEQLAHLGLGETVEMSVKLSMFGQALEGGHELALANVRPVVEAAAAIGTTVTLDAEDHTTLDSMFAIHEELRREFPQTGCVIQAYLFRTEADARRLAAAGSRVRIVKGAYKEPAEVAYQDKAEIDKAYVRIMKILMEGEGYPMIGSHDPRLIAIGQELARQAGRKLDEYEFQMLYGIRGEEHLRLAAEGHRMRVYTAYGTDWYGYFMRRLAEKPANLLFFLRSMITKN; encoded by the coding sequence GTGCTGGGTCCCGTGATCCTCGCCGCCTCACGCAGCGACAAGATGCGCCGCATCGTCTCCGCCGCCCCGGTGACCAAGCCCGTGGTGAATCGGTTCATCCCCGGTGAGACGGTCGATCAGGTCATCCCGATCGTCGAGGACCTCACGGGCAAGGGACTGGAGGTGACCCTCGACGTCGTCGGCGAGGACATCACCGCCGTGGAGCAGTCGCACGCCGCCCGCGACGCCTACCTCCAGCTCATCGAGCAGCTCGCCCACCTGGGCCTCGGCGAGACCGTCGAGATGTCCGTGAAGCTGTCGATGTTCGGCCAGGCGCTGGAAGGCGGCCACGAGCTCGCCCTCGCCAACGTGCGCCCGGTCGTCGAGGCCGCCGCCGCCATCGGCACCACCGTCACCCTGGACGCCGAGGACCACACCACCCTCGACTCGATGTTCGCCATCCACGAGGAGCTGCGCCGCGAGTTCCCGCAGACCGGCTGCGTGATCCAGGCGTACCTCTTCCGCACCGAGGCCGACGCCCGGCGCCTGGCCGCCGCGGGCAGCCGCGTACGGATCGTCAAGGGCGCCTACAAGGAGCCCGCCGAGGTCGCGTACCAGGACAAGGCCGAGATCGACAAGGCGTACGTCCGCATCATGAAGATCCTGATGGAGGGCGAGGGCTACCCGATGATCGGGTCCCACGACCCGCGCCTGATCGCCATCGGCCAGGAGCTCGCCCGCCAGGCGGGGCGCAAGCTCGACGAGTACGAGTTCCAGATGCTGTACGGCATCCGCGGCGAGGAACACCTGCGGCTGGCCGCGGAGGGCCACCGGATGCGCGTCTACACGGCGTACGGGACGGACTGGTACGGCTACTTCATGCGGCGCCTCGCCGAGAAGCCGGCCAACCTGCTCTTCTTCCTCCGCTCGATGATCACCAAGAACTAG